The window CACGAAGCCCTTTACGCAGTCACAACTGGTTCGAGCGGTCAAGTCGGTCACATTTTAGAAGTATGCATACATCAGCCATCGTTAAACTCTCAACTTCAGCCCCCAAAATGGCCGGGGACGCTTACTTAAAGTTCCATCTAGACCCTGAGCAAGCGGCCATCTTCTCAATGCAACATGTTCAGGAAGTATTTACCCTGGCTTTACCACAGCTCACACCGATGCCCAATATGCCCCCTTGTATGTTGGGCCTCATCAATCACCGTAACCGTGTTTTATGGGTTGTGGATTTAGCACTGCTGCTCAAGCTAAATCCATTAGATACCGCAGCCCAGCAGTACAACTTGATTGTGATTCAGGTTGGGACGCTCAGCTTGGCGCTCGCTGTACAGCAAATTGCCGGAATGACTTGGTTTGAAAGTAATCGGATTCAATTGCCCACAGGAGGAGCCACTGCTGGGGTCATGCCTTACCTACGAGGCTGCATTTGGCAGGACGAAGCCCCCTTGCTGCTGCTAGATACTGCTGCCATTAGCCAGGCTTCAATGCTTAGAAACTTAGCACCCTCATAGGCCAGGCATTTCTGACATACCCGACACCCGCTTATTGCAGTCTGTCACCCGCCCATAGATCGAGCAATAGAGCTAAACCTGAACCGAGGTTCTAGACACCGATTAAGCACTGACTAAGCGCCTGTAAATACCTTTGCAAACCTGGCTATGGGGCTTTGCCCTCTGGTCTAATTTCCCCTGCCATTCACACACCTGCTCCCTGCATCTATCTTTCATGACTCGATTGAGTGCTACACCGCAATTTTCTTAATTTTCTCAAGGATGTTTTGCCATGACTAATAGCGTTAGCCCCTTATCCCCAATGGGTACCGTTGATGTTCAGCCAACCAAGGCTGCCACTGGCCCCAACGACGCTGCAGCAACGACGAAGGTGGCTCAAACCCAGGCCGTCTCCCGCCCTGGAACTGATGATGCGTCTTGGCAGCTGACTGCCCAGCAGCCGCCTAAAGCCAGCAGTCTGCGCTTTCAACTGCTACGCGGCGTTCTACCGGCTGTCTTAGTTCCGCTGGCAATCGCAGGGGTCATGGTACAGCGAGTAGCCCACAATCGGTTAATGCAGGAGACCTCTGAGCAAGTCAGCAGCAAAGCCCTACTGGCAACAACCCTGACGCCCCGCTATATCAATGAGCTAGAAACGGTGCCCACACTCGTCGCTGACGCTGGCAGCTCTCAGCAGGTGCAGGTAATCGATGTCAACACGGGTAAGGTGCTGAAAACCCTGGACACCCAAGGCAACAGCGATTCGCAACCCGTCACGGGAGGCAACGCTGTGGCAGACGCAGCTCAGGGCTTAAGCAAGACGCCCTCGACGGAGCTGGCTCGCAATCGTTTCAAGGCTGAACTGACCACAAAATATGGCTTCAAAAATGTTGCCCTTGAACCCCTCAACATCGATGCTGCCCAACCGGGCGTCATGCTGTCATTCCAGCATAATCAGCGTCACTACTATCTCTCGACTCAGGCTGCAACGGGTTTAGTGGCGATCGCCTCAATCGAGACCCGCGAACTCGCCACAGCGGGCAATCAGCTAGCGCTGACGTTCTGTTTGGTCATCCTAGTCGCCGCCGGGGTATCTACCGCAATTCTGGCCGGGCTAGTCAATCAGATCTCGAATCCACTGCGCTATCTCTCTAAAACAGCCGAACAGGTCACCGCCGGAAATCTTGATGTCTTGGCCCCGGCCTACGGTGCCCAAGAAACCCAAACCTTAGCCAACACCTTTAACGCCCTCGTCACCCAGGTCAAAGGGTTTGTACAAGAACAGGCCCAGGGTGTTGATCAAGCTCGACTGCTCTCAGAAATCGCCGGTTCCCGCGTTTACAATCACAAGAACCTCGCAAAAGTTTTCAACAAAGCCCTCATTGAGACTCGGACAGCCTTAGCGGTCGATCGCGTCGTCGTTTATCGCTTTAACTCAGACTGGAGCGGCTACATCTCCCACGAATCCGTGGCCACAGGCTGGCCTGAAGCCCTCAATGACAAAATTGAAGACCCTTGCATTCCCCTAGAGCTGATCGAGGCTTATCAAAAAGACCGGGTTGTGCCCACCAATGATGTCTTTAATGCAGGCTTTCATCCCGATCACCTGAAGCTGATGGAGCGGCTGCAAATCAAGGCCAATCTGGTGGTTCCCATCTTGAAAGAGGGGCAGCTCTTTGGCTTACTGATTGCCCATCATTGCGCAGAAACCCACGCTTGGCAGAACTCAGAAGTGACCTTTATGCGCCAGCTGGCGGCCCAGCTCGGCAATATGTTGGATCAGCTCACCTATCTGCAAGCCCGCGATGCAGAAACAGAACGGGCAGAGTTCTTAAAAGATTTCACCCTAGAAATTACCCGCGCTGAGACCCCCAATGAAGTCTTGAATAAACTGCCCCTCAGACGGGTTCGCCAGGCCCTGCAGGTGGATCGGGTCCTGGTCTATCGGTTCGATGAAACCTGGAACGGCACCATCACCCACGAGTCGGTTGCCCCTGAGTGGCCCCAGGCCATTGGGGCTGAGATCTACGACCCTTGTTTTGAAAAAAACTATGTGGAGAAATATCAACAGGGACGCGTACAGGCAACCGCCGATATCTATAACGCTGGCTTGACCGCCTGTCACCTCCAGCAGCTAGAACCCTTTGCCGTTAAAGCAAATCTTGTTGCCCCCATCAAACAAGGGGATACCCTGCTGGGCCTGTTAGTGGCCCACCAATGCACTAGCCCACGTCAGTGGCAGAAACAGGAAGTTGACTTCTTTACTCAGATTGCCACCCAGATCGGGCTGGCGCTAGATCGCAGCGAACTGTTGATTCAGAGAGAGGCTGCAGCGGCAGAGGCGCGATCGCTTGCAGCCGAACAGCAGCAGCAAAAAGAAGCGCTACAGCTGCAGTTAGTCAATCTGCTGGGTGAGGTAGAAGGGGCTGCCAGTGGTGATTTGACCGTGCGTGCCGATGTCACAGCCGATGAAATCGGCACCGTGGCTGACTTCTTTAACTCCATCATTGAAAGTCTGCGGCAAATTGTGACCCAGGTTAAACACTCAGCGCAGCAGGTCAACCAGTCGGTCGGGCAAAACGAAGCTGCCACTCGCCAACTAGCCGACAAAGCCCTCGGCCAAGCTGAAGACATCTTTTTGACCCTCAGCTCAGTCGAGAAAATGACCCAGTCTATCCACTCAGTGGCGGAAAGTGCCCACCAGGCGGCTCAGGTCGCTCGCACGGCTTCGGCCACCGCCGAATCTGGCAGTATTGCCATGGAGCGTACGGAGCGCAATATTCTCATGCTGCGTGAAACCGTTGGCATGACGGCTAAGCAGGTGAAGCGTCTGGGTGAATCTTCCCAGCAAATCTCGCGGGTAGTCTCCCTGATTAATCAAATTGCGGTTCAAACCAACCTGCTCGCCATTAACGCTGGCATTGAAGCAGCCCGCGCTGGGGAAGAGGGGCAAGGCTTCGCGGTGGTTGCTGAAGAAGTGGGTGAACTGGCCAACCGCTCAGCTTCGGCCACCCAAGAGATTGAAAAAATCGTCGACGTGATTCAGCGCGAAACCGCTCAAGTGGTGGAGGCCATGGAGCAAAGCACCACACAGGTAGTTGAGGGCACTCGCCTAGTAGAAGACACCAAAACTAGCCTGGGTCAAATCCTCAAGGTTTCTCGCCAGATTGACCAGCTCGTGCAGTCTATTTCAAATGCGACGGTCTCTCAGGTAGAAACCTCCGCAGACGTTTCCCACCTGATGCAAATGGTGGCAGAGGTCTCTAAGCAGACCTCCAACTCATCGTTGCAGGTATCTGATGCCTTACGCTCCACAGTGGTTATTGCTGAAGAGCTGCAGGCATCCGTTGGCACATTCAAAGTTAACGCTGAGGGGTAATTACGATGTCTGATGCGAGGGAACTAGAAATTAAGCGACAGTTTCTGGATGAAGCCCAGGAATATCTCCGCCCGTTAGAGGCCGCGCTATTAGGGGTTGCCCAGGGCCAAGTAGAGACTGCAAAAATGAACGGTGCACTGCGGGCCGCCCATTCCATCAAAGGGGGTGCAGGGATGATGGGCTATCCGGTGCTGAATCAGCTAGCCCATAAGCTAGAGGATTCCTTCAAAGTGTTAAAGCTGCAAAAGCAGCAAATAGAGATAGACGCAGCGTTAGAGCAGCAGTTGCTGGCAGCCGTTGACTGTCTGGGCCAGGTTATTGCCTGGCACCAACAGCAGAAGCCGGTTCAGCCGTCATGGGTAGAGCGCCATGCCATGCCGATTTTTGAGCAGCTGCACCAGCGTCTGGGCGAACCGCAAGCCGAAGACGCTACTTCGATGCTGTCGCCCGAAGATGGCCAGAACATTATCCCGATGCTGTTTGAGACGGAGGTGGAAGGCTGTTTACAGCGCCTAGAGACGATCTTGGCCGATCCACAACAGCCCTGTCTCAATGAAGAGGTGATCATCCTGGCGCAGGAGTTGGCGGGCCTTGGCGAGATGTTACAGCTCACTGCGTTTACGACCTTATGCCATTCGGTGGTAGCGCAGTTGGAAGCTGCCCCTGAACAGCAGGAACAGATCGCCCAGCAGGCTGTGGCCGCCTGGCGGCGATCGCAGGCCCTGGTGCTGACCGGGCAACTTGAGCTGTTACCCACAGCGATCACGGCAGCGCCTTCCCCAGACAGCCCCACAGCAGAGGCCGTTGCCGCCCCTCAATTCATCCCAGTCAATGGGGATACCTTTGAGGCCCAGATACCATCCCCCGTGGCGGCATTCCCTGAGGTTTCAGTGGCAGCCGAAGTGGTCACCGATGCCCCCACCTTAGCTGAGCCTTCCTTAGCTGAGCCCTCCTTAGCTGAGCCCACGTTAGAAGCCGCAGCACCAAAGGCATCCACTCGTCGCTTTAAGGTGCTCGCGACTCCCCCTGTTGGCCCATCGTCGGAGGCTGCAGAGCGAAACACCACTGTGCGGGTTTCCGCTCAGCGGCTCAATGCGCTTAACGATCTGATGGGTGAACTCACCACCGAGCGCAATGGCCTGACACTCAACGTCAACCGGCTGCGCAGCCTCGTAGACATGCTCAAACAGCGAGCCCTAACCCTCGAAACCGCCAATAGCCAGCTACGAGCTATCTACGATCAAGTCTCTATTGGCCAATCCCTGGCGATGTCAGCGCGGCAACCTGCCACCCCCGCCAAGAACGGCAGCCCTAACCACGGGTCACTGCCTGCCCACGACCACACCTTCGATACCCTGGAGATGGATCGCTACAGCGACCTGCATCTGCTCTCCCAGGAGATGATGGAAACTATCGTCCAAATTCAGGAAGTCACAACCGACATCGAACTCGAACTGGAAGACACGGAACAAACGGGGCGGAGCTTCAACAAAACGGGCAAGCAGCTACAAAATAAACTCACCCAAATGCGGATGCGCCCACTATCTGATGGGCTAGAGCGCTTTCCACGCGCCCTGCGGGAACTGTGCCTGCAACATGGCAAAGAGGCGGAGCTAAAAGTGGTGGGTGGCCAGACTCTGATTGACCGCAATATCTTAGAAACCCTGACCGACCCGCTGATGCACTTGTTGCGCAACGCTTTTGATCACGGACTCGAAGATCCCGAAACGCGCATGGCCGCGGGTAAGTCGCGCCAGGGTCTTATTGAGATCAGCGCCACCCATCGCCATAATCGCACCGTCATTACCGTGAAGGATGATGGTCGTGGCATTCCCCTCGAAAAGATTCGGCAGCGGGCTGAACAAATGGGGCTAGACGCGGATCTGCTGGCCGCAGCCAGCGAGCCAGAACTGCTGTCACTGATTTTTGAACCGGGCTTTTCGACATCGGCAGCCGTCACCGATCTCTCGGGTCGAGGCGTTGGGATGGATGTCGTGCGCAACAATCTGCAGCAGGTGCGGGGTGAAATCACGGTGGAGACTGACCCAGGTCAGGGAACCACCTTTACTCTCTCGGTTCCCTTTACCCTCTCGGTCGCTCGCATCCTTTTGGCCGAAAGCCAGACGATGGCCCTCGCCATTCCTACCGATACGCTGGAAGAAATTTTGGTGCTACCACCAGACGATATTGCCTCCGCCACCCAAAAGAAAACATTGAAATGGGGCGATCATGACATTCCGTTGATCCAGCTCTCCCACTGGCTAACTTTTAATGGGGCTCGCCCGACCTACAGGCTCGAACTCCCGCCAACAATCGATGCCTTCACGGTTTTGATCGTCAATTATGGGGGGCAGCCGGTGGGGTTACAGGTCGATCGCTGCTGGGGAGAACAAGAAGTCGCAATCCGCCGAGTCGAGGGAGATTTGCCCTTACCACCGGGCTTTAGCAACTGCACAATTTTGGGAGATGGTCGCGTTGTTCCGCTGGTAAGCATTCCAGAGCTACTGCGCTGGATTACTAGTCAGCAGCGATCGTCGCTTGCCGATCCGCCATCTCCCGCCAGCCTCCCTTCCCCGTTTGCAGATCATTTCCATCGACAATCGGGAACGCTGGCGTCTCAAGTCGCGCCGACTCGGCCTAGCCTGCTGATTGTAGATGACTCCATCAATGTCCGACGGTTCCTGGCCTTGACCCTAGAAAAAGTGGGCTATCGGGTTGAACAAGCCCGGGACGGACAGGATGCCCTGGACAAATTACACAATGGCCTGTGGCCCCAGGCCATCATCTGCGACATTGAAATGCCCCGGCTCGATGGCTTTGGGTTTCTGGCAAAAGCAAAAGCCGATACCAACACGGCCCCTATTCCGGTGATCATGCTAACGTCCCGGAATAGTCAGAAGCATCGCCAACTCGCGATGGGCCTCGGCGCAACCGCCTATTTCTCTAAACCCTATAACGAACACATCCTCCTGCAGACGCTAGAGCAGTTGGTTGACGCCGCCGCTTAACATCACCTTCTTTCAATAGGTTTCCAACACCCTTCAAGCTTGCGCCTTCCGGTGCGAGCTTGTTTGTTTTGCGCGCAGCCTTGATCGCATCCACAGCACAAGCTGCTTGCCTGTCGAACTCACGCCTACCTACGCATCCGCCTTGATCATCCACCAGACGGGTTGTTAAACTTTATACTCTGACTAACCCTAAAATGGAGAGGCAACATGCCCACATTTTAAGCTCAGCAAACTAGCATGGAGTTAACTCTCTGACGACAATATAGACGGTAAAATACAGACGACAATTTATACCAATAGGTTCCAGGGTCAGTTCGCTTCACAGCTCACTTTTCTCGGTGTAATCAAATTTTCTAGGGAAGTGAAACCAAAGAGCCCCTGATAAACAGTAAGTTTTGCAAGTCAATTAAAGGGCATCTCCATTTAATTTGATACTGATTGGATATTTTTTGATACTGATTGGATATTTAAGTAGGCGTACTTTGTTACTTTGGACAAGGCCATCGCTTTATATAAAGGAGATATGATCGCTTCAGAATCGTATGCAAATCCAGTCAATTTATTTTTTTTGATTTGTCCAGTCTGTCATCACCTGGATTGATAATGTTTCAGCATCAATCATCAAAATAGTTTGGTAAAAATTGATTTCAGAACCAAAAATACTCCCAAAAACAACCTCTGATGCAGTTATTTGATTGTTAAGAAAAGGAAAATTCGCGTCCCTGAATTGACGTCGTATTGACCGTTAACCTAGTATCAGAGTCATAAGCCCCTATGATCAAACTAGCTTTACGGAGCCTAGCTGAGTAGCCCCATTCAGCTAAAAAGAATTTACCCAGTTTCTTTTTGTAGTCTGTGTCACTATCCAGAAGGTTTTCAGAGAACAACTGAGCCTCGCATTCTACCGTTAACAATCAGGGCAATTTTAGAGATTAAAAGCTGCACTCTACTGTTTTCTTCAGAAAAGTGTCCAAGATTTTTGCAGGAAACAGGCTTCCTCTCTAGACGGATTAAAGCGAGCAAAAGTAATTCCTGATTGGCAGCATTTTGGCATCTCCCAAGGATGGCCAGATAGTTGCCTAAGGTGTTCTTAAATACAAAATATAAGCTAAACACTGATTAGCTTTGCTCAAAGAGTATTTGAATAATAGCCTTATCTATTTTTAGGCTGTTATTTAACCTCTTTTGACTGAGTTTTATGCCTTTATGCAGAGGCAGTCTAATGGACAATGTGTCCTGATGGCTGATGCATTTCGCTGAAGTTTTAGGAGCTGGCTGACCCACAAAACACTTGGGCCAAATTAGACGGAACGCAGCAAATCCCGACCGTAGACGAAGTCTTGCTGGGGCTGCTAACGCTAAACCGGTTGCCAAAATTTACGAGATCCCACCGTTAAACCTGTCAGGTTTTGGGTTCTTTGATCAGTCAACCAGACCCTTTAGGGCACCCATCAAAGACTATCAGTCAATGCCGTGTTTAAATCCTTACGGGTTTTAAGCGCTAACGATAGTCTCGTCGCTCCTATACGGATCGTTTTAGACCGCCGATCGCAGAAGACCCATTGAGGCAGCTTTTGCCCACACGCGACGACGGACATTCAGGGTTTCAGCATCTCCTCAAACAACTGTCGAGCGCTTGCATCGACTAGGGGAACAAGTCAGGTCAGTAAGCCTCCCTGACTGCTCCCTTAGCTGACCTTTATGTTATTGAGGCGGATAAGGCTGAAATGCGCACAGGATTAGGAACTTCTGATATGACCAGCTACCGTTATCGCTCTCCCCAAGAGCTTCATTTGCTCAGTGTTCTGGCGCAGACGGTCAGTCGACAAGCCAGTGGCTGTTTAAGCGTCACTGATGCAACCAATACCTGGAAACTCTACCTCGAGCAAGGCCAGCTGGTCTATGCCTCTAATTCGTTAGATCCCTTTGGTCGACTGGATCGCCATCTGCGTCGGCTGGGTGCCAAAATCCCGGCACTGGCCAGCCCCGTGCGGGTACAGGTAAGACTCTTGTTCGAAAAGACAGCCGAAGAAGCAGATGCCAACCATTGTTGGGACTACGAAGCGGTTTGCTGGTTAGTCGAGCAGCAATATCTCACCCCGCCGCAGGCAGCTGAACTGATTGAAGGATTAGCCAAAGAGGTTTTGGAAACGCTACTGCCCCTGCGCCTGGGGAACTACGATTTGTTAGCCACAGGGCTGCTGGCACAGCTACCTCGGTTCTGCCAGCTAGATTTACGGGCGTTGGTAGAGGCGTGTCAGGCGCGTCGGCTCCGGCAACAGACTGCCAATTCGGCCAAGAGCGTCCCCAAATCTCCCCTATCACGCAGTTCCCGACTGAAACCCTCCATCGTTCAACCCGAGAGCCCCCAACCTCAGAGTGTGAGTCGGCCTTCAGCACCAGCATCTGCAGGGCGAGGAACCGCGCCTACGCGAGAGTCGCGATCGCCCCGATTGCGGGAAAAGACCACCTACACCGTTGCCTGCATTGACGACAGCCCGACCGTCTTGCATGCGATCGAAGCCTTCTTAGAGGACAAAGCCTTCAAGGTTTTGCGCATCGAAGATCCGATTAGCGCGCTGATGAAGATTATCCGCAATAACCCAGATCTCATCTTGCTAGATGTGACCATGCCCAACTTAGACGGCTATGAGTTGTGCTCACTGCTCCGACGTCATCCCTCCTTCAAACAAACCCCCATCATTATGGTGACCGGCAATACAGGTCTGATTAATCGCGCTAAAGCAAAGCTAGTGGGTGCTTCGGGTTATCTGACTAAACCTTTCACGCAATCTGACCTGCTTAAAACCGTCTTTAAGCATTTGAATTGAACCCCAGTCTTCATTGAGAGATGAGAGAGTCGTCATTCTGGCCAGCCTCGCTGATTCGTCATCGTTATCTGGGTGCTGCCAGTCGACAGCCTTGCAGCGTTTTAGTTGCCGTTGCCCAGTTGTCAATACCTTAAGGAAAGAAATTATGCAGACCACTCTGACCGGCACTGTCTTAGTCGTCGACGATACCCCTTCCGAGATGGCGCTCATGAGCCACTACCTGCGTGAAAGGGGGTGCTTGGTGATTACCACCAACAGCGCCCGAGAGGCTCTGACCAAAGCCGCTCAGCAACAGCCCGACGTTATTGTGACGGACGTGGTAATGCCGGGAATGAGCGGGTTTGAACTCTGTCGCAGCCTGAAAAAACATCCTGAAACAGCCCATGTGCCGATCGTGATCTGTACCTCCAAAAGCAACGATATTGATCGCCTGTGGGGCATGAGACAAGGGGCGGATGCTTACCTCACTAAACCGTATACCCAAGAACAACTGGTGCAGGTCGTGAGTTCAGTCATGAAGGGGAATCGATGAATTTAACTGACGCTAAATCCCAAGAATCAGGGCAGATTGTCTCCAGCGTAGGAACGGCTCTGGCCCCTAAGCGGACAGTCCGATATGCCCACAGCTATGTAAAATTCCGCCTCGGCCATCAATGGGCTCTACTGCCGACCCATCAAGTGCTGGAAGCGATTACGGTACCTACTGCCAGCGTTACGCCGATGCCCAATATGCCCGCTGCCATATTGGGGCTTATCAATCGCCGGAGTCAGGTGCTGTGGGTTACAGACCTGACGTTACTCCTTGGAATGCCGGCTGCCTATCTCAACTCTCAACAATACAACCTGGTACTGCTGCAGATTGGTCATGTCCTGATAGGGCTACAGGTTCAGGAGATTGAAGGCATTCTGAGCATTCCTCCCGATCAAATTTGTGCTGCCCCGGCCAATATTCCAGCCGGGATAGCCCCGTTTTTACAGGGATGCTTTCTCCAAAACAATGACGTGGTGCTAGTGCTGAATGCTGAAGCGGTGCTGCGAGCGCCAGCACTCCAGCCTAGGTAGATACCACTCTCGATGCTGTGCCCTTGGGTTGAGCCGTCACTCATCTGATCCAGAGTTCATGGTTTCCGCTGAGAACGCTTGTCAAGGTCGCATCTATCTACCCCCAAACCACTTTACTGCGCGTACACACGACTCTTCCTTATTGTGAGGTTAGCTGACCTATGACTACAGAATTTCCCCCCTCTTCTCGCAATCTGTCTGCCAATGTCACTGAAGGGACTAGCGAGATAAACGGCACCCGCATCTTTAACGACAACGATACCCATAATACAAACGGGGCGAATGGCAAGATGAGTCGTGACAAAAGCGAGAATCTGTTGGCTGTTGATGCTAACCCTACCGCCACCAATGATCGCACCCCCCCCCCTAATACAGACACAGACCCTAAAATGACGGTGACCCAGCCGACCCGCTTCCGGTGGCTGCAGTGGTTAAGTAACTTCAAACTGGGTCAAAAGCAGTTAATTAGTATCTTGGCCACAGAACTCATCGCAGTCGTCGGTCTGGTGGGGGCGGGGTCATTTCTAATTATCACGAACGGTCGCAGTGAACTCGCTGAACAGGCAAAATCTGAGCTGGCACTCCAGGAAACTGAATACAA is drawn from Leptolyngbya sp. SIO1E4 and contains these coding sequences:
- a CDS encoding response regulator is translated as MRTGLGTSDMTSYRYRSPQELHLLSVLAQTVSRQASGCLSVTDATNTWKLYLEQGQLVYASNSLDPFGRLDRHLRRLGAKIPALASPVRVQVRLLFEKTAEEADANHCWDYEAVCWLVEQQYLTPPQAAELIEGLAKEVLETLLPLRLGNYDLLATGLLAQLPRFCQLDLRALVEACQARRLRQQTANSAKSVPKSPLSRSSRLKPSIVQPESPQPQSVSRPSAPASAGRGTAPTRESRSPRLREKTTYTVACIDDSPTVLHAIEAFLEDKAFKVLRIEDPISALMKIIRNNPDLILLDVTMPNLDGYELCSLLRRHPSFKQTPIIMVTGNTGLINRAKAKLVGASGYLTKPFTQSDLLKTVFKHLN
- a CDS encoding hybrid sensor histidine kinase/response regulator; protein product: MSDARELEIKRQFLDEAQEYLRPLEAALLGVAQGQVETAKMNGALRAAHSIKGGAGMMGYPVLNQLAHKLEDSFKVLKLQKQQIEIDAALEQQLLAAVDCLGQVIAWHQQQKPVQPSWVERHAMPIFEQLHQRLGEPQAEDATSMLSPEDGQNIIPMLFETEVEGCLQRLETILADPQQPCLNEEVIILAQELAGLGEMLQLTAFTTLCHSVVAQLEAAPEQQEQIAQQAVAAWRRSQALVLTGQLELLPTAITAAPSPDSPTAEAVAAPQFIPVNGDTFEAQIPSPVAAFPEVSVAAEVVTDAPTLAEPSLAEPSLAEPTLEAAAPKASTRRFKVLATPPVGPSSEAAERNTTVRVSAQRLNALNDLMGELTTERNGLTLNVNRLRSLVDMLKQRALTLETANSQLRAIYDQVSIGQSLAMSARQPATPAKNGSPNHGSLPAHDHTFDTLEMDRYSDLHLLSQEMMETIVQIQEVTTDIELELEDTEQTGRSFNKTGKQLQNKLTQMRMRPLSDGLERFPRALRELCLQHGKEAELKVVGGQTLIDRNILETLTDPLMHLLRNAFDHGLEDPETRMAAGKSRQGLIEISATHRHNRTVITVKDDGRGIPLEKIRQRAEQMGLDADLLAAASEPELLSLIFEPGFSTSAAVTDLSGRGVGMDVVRNNLQQVRGEITVETDPGQGTTFTLSVPFTLSVARILLAESQTMALAIPTDTLEEILVLPPDDIASATQKKTLKWGDHDIPLIQLSHWLTFNGARPTYRLELPPTIDAFTVLIVNYGGQPVGLQVDRCWGEQEVAIRRVEGDLPLPPGFSNCTILGDGRVVPLVSIPELLRWITSQQRSSLADPPSPASLPSPFADHFHRQSGTLASQVAPTRPSLLIVDDSINVRRFLALTLEKVGYRVEQARDGQDALDKLHNGLWPQAIICDIEMPRLDGFGFLAKAKADTNTAPIPVIMLTSRNSQKHRQLAMGLGATAYFSKPYNEHILLQTLEQLVDAAA
- a CDS encoding purine-binding chemotaxis protein CheW translates to MNLTDAKSQESGQIVSSVGTALAPKRTVRYAHSYVKFRLGHQWALLPTHQVLEAITVPTASVTPMPNMPAAILGLINRRSQVLWVTDLTLLLGMPAAYLNSQQYNLVLLQIGHVLIGLQVQEIEGILSIPPDQICAAPANIPAGIAPFLQGCFLQNNDVVLVLNAEAVLRAPALQPR
- a CDS encoding GAF domain-containing protein; the encoded protein is MTNSVSPLSPMGTVDVQPTKAATGPNDAAATTKVAQTQAVSRPGTDDASWQLTAQQPPKASSLRFQLLRGVLPAVLVPLAIAGVMVQRVAHNRLMQETSEQVSSKALLATTLTPRYINELETVPTLVADAGSSQQVQVIDVNTGKVLKTLDTQGNSDSQPVTGGNAVADAAQGLSKTPSTELARNRFKAELTTKYGFKNVALEPLNIDAAQPGVMLSFQHNQRHYYLSTQAATGLVAIASIETRELATAGNQLALTFCLVILVAAGVSTAILAGLVNQISNPLRYLSKTAEQVTAGNLDVLAPAYGAQETQTLANTFNALVTQVKGFVQEQAQGVDQARLLSEIAGSRVYNHKNLAKVFNKALIETRTALAVDRVVVYRFNSDWSGYISHESVATGWPEALNDKIEDPCIPLELIEAYQKDRVVPTNDVFNAGFHPDHLKLMERLQIKANLVVPILKEGQLFGLLIAHHCAETHAWQNSEVTFMRQLAAQLGNMLDQLTYLQARDAETERAEFLKDFTLEITRAETPNEVLNKLPLRRVRQALQVDRVLVYRFDETWNGTITHESVAPEWPQAIGAEIYDPCFEKNYVEKYQQGRVQATADIYNAGLTACHLQQLEPFAVKANLVAPIKQGDTLLGLLVAHQCTSPRQWQKQEVDFFTQIATQIGLALDRSELLIQREAAAAEARSLAAEQQQQKEALQLQLVNLLGEVEGAASGDLTVRADVTADEIGTVADFFNSIIESLRQIVTQVKHSAQQVNQSVGQNEAATRQLADKALGQAEDIFLTLSSVEKMTQSIHSVAESAHQAAQVARTASATAESGSIAMERTERNILMLRETVGMTAKQVKRLGESSQQISRVVSLINQIAVQTNLLAINAGIEAARAGEEGQGFAVVAEEVGELANRSASATQEIEKIVDVIQRETAQVVEAMEQSTTQVVEGTRLVEDTKTSLGQILKVSRQIDQLVQSISNATVSQVETSADVSHLMQMVAEVSKQTSNSSLQVSDALRSTVVIAEELQASVGTFKVNAEG
- a CDS encoding purine-binding chemotaxis protein CheW; protein product: MHTSAIVKLSTSAPKMAGDAYLKFHLDPEQAAIFSMQHVQEVFTLALPQLTPMPNMPPCMLGLINHRNRVLWVVDLALLLKLNPLDTAAQQYNLIVIQVGTLSLALAVQQIAGMTWFESNRIQLPTGGATAGVMPYLRGCIWQDEAPLLLLDTAAISQASMLRNLAPS
- a CDS encoding response regulator, which encodes MQTTLTGTVLVVDDTPSEMALMSHYLRERGCLVITTNSAREALTKAAQQQPDVIVTDVVMPGMSGFELCRSLKKHPETAHVPIVICTSKSNDIDRLWGMRQGADAYLTKPYTQEQLVQVVSSVMKGNR